The following are from one region of the Hymenobacter radiodurans genome:
- a CDS encoding RagB/SusD family nutrient uptake outer membrane protein, whose amino-acid sequence MKINKLTVAALAGILSLSSCEKDLLEKVNPNQPSTQDFWKTQDDAMKAVTSAYGTLQLPGTYSRWYWFATDLRSDEGYSASPWTDLANFTRFLQLDYNFEPSEVMWTDHYRGVYRTNQIIANLPTITTMDAAMRTRLLAEAHFLRALYYFNLTSLYGNVPMILEVSTATSRAPQGTIESNYAQVLADLAIAEAGLPTEYTGADIGRATKGAAQALMGKTLMQQRKWAEASAQFTKVISSGKYRLVENYVDNFTMTSENNPESVFEIQFSDALQGMRKMLLAGRKVTTGLSSLDLVALAGAMVSLAVGCSPSFPISLPPEA is encoded by the coding sequence ATGAAAATAAATAAACTTACCGTAGCAGCACTGGCTGGTATATTGTCGCTGAGCAGCTGCGAAAAAGATCTGCTGGAAAAGGTGAATCCCAACCAGCCTTCCACGCAGGACTTTTGGAAAACCCAGGACGATGCTATGAAGGCAGTGACGTCGGCTTATGGCACATTACAGCTGCCCGGTACCTATAGCCGCTGGTACTGGTTTGCCACAGACTTGCGCTCTGATGAAGGATATAGCGCCAGCCCTTGGACCGACCTCGCCAACTTTACCCGTTTTCTCCAACTCGATTACAACTTCGAGCCTTCCGAGGTAATGTGGACCGACCATTATCGGGGCGTGTACCGCACGAATCAAATCATTGCCAACTTGCCTACCATCACGACGATGGATGCGGCCATGCGGACGCGGTTGCTGGCCGAAGCACACTTTCTGCGGGCGCTATATTACTTTAACCTGACCTCGCTCTACGGCAATGTGCCCATGATTCTGGAAGTCTCTACGGCCACCTCACGAGCGCCCCAAGGTACTATCGAATCAAATTACGCGCAGGTGTTAGCTGACTTGGCTATTGCTGAAGCAGGGCTGCCTACCGAGTACACGGGCGCTGATATCGGGCGTGCTACCAAAGGAGCCGCCCAGGCATTGATGGGCAAAACGCTTATGCAGCAACGTAAGTGGGCTGAAGCATCAGCACAATTCACGAAGGTTATTAGCTCAGGCAAGTACAGACTGGTTGAAAACTACGTGGACAACTTCACGATGACGAGCGAAAACAATCCCGAGTCCGTCTTCGAAATACAGTTCTCCGATGCTTTGCAGGGGATGCGCAAGATGCTCCTGGCGGGTCGGAAGGTAACAACCGGGCTCAGTTCTTTGGACCTCGTGGCATTGGCTGGAGCGATGGTCAGCCTCGCCGTTGGTTGTTCACCGAGTTTTCCGATCTCACTACCACCGGAGGCGTAG
- a CDS encoding glycoside hydrolase family 43 protein, translated as MLRHEGTYYAFATTGQSQKKDGRIFSILTSKNLYDWEEVGGALTPPTGSEGADFWAPEVVFVNGKFYMYYSRGGGAINANVGHRLHVATSDKPAGPYEEVALMDVPESKFTIDAHPFQDTDGSWYLFYARDFIDSNDGYYPGTGLVVDRLIDMTKLANESRTVMRARHPWTLFEANRRMPIYDNKVFAQWHTLEGPFMRKHEGKYYCFYSGANFLTDRYGVDFVVADSILGPYSDAGAEKGARVLHSVPGKVRGPGHHSHAMSPDGRTEVLVYHAWDEAMKERQLCIDPLLWTPEGPRCQGPTYTPQPRLT; from the coding sequence GTGCTGCGGCACGAGGGCACGTATTACGCCTTTGCCACCACCGGCCAAAGCCAGAAAAAAGACGGACGCATTTTCTCTATTCTGACTTCCAAAAATCTTTACGATTGGGAGGAAGTAGGCGGCGCGCTCACGCCCCCCACCGGTTCGGAAGGAGCCGATTTTTGGGCCCCAGAAGTGGTGTTTGTCAACGGCAAGTTCTACATGTACTACTCCAGAGGTGGCGGCGCTATCAACGCCAATGTGGGCCACCGCCTGCACGTAGCTACCAGTGATAAACCAGCCGGGCCCTATGAGGAAGTGGCACTGATGGACGTACCGGAAAGCAAGTTTACCATTGATGCTCACCCCTTTCAGGACACCGATGGCTCGTGGTACCTTTTCTACGCCCGCGACTTTATCGACTCCAACGACGGCTATTATCCGGGCACCGGCCTCGTGGTAGATCGACTCATCGACATGACCAAGCTGGCCAATGAAAGCCGCACCGTCATGCGGGCTCGCCACCCCTGGACGCTGTTTGAAGCCAATCGCCGCATGCCTATTTATGACAACAAGGTGTTTGCCCAATGGCACACGCTGGAAGGACCATTTATGCGTAAGCACGAAGGCAAATACTACTGTTTCTACAGCGGCGCCAACTTCCTGACCGACCGCTACGGCGTCGATTTTGTGGTTGCTGATTCTATTCTCGGGCCTTACTCCGATGCGGGTGCCGAGAAAGGTGCTCGCGTGCTGCACTCAGTTCCCGGCAAAGTGCGTGGGCCGGGCCACCACTCCCACGCCATGAGCCCCGATGGCAGAACCGAAGTACTCGTATATCACGCTTGGGACGAAGCCATGAAAGAGCGGCAACTATGCATCGACCCGCTCCTCTGGACACCCGAAGGCCCCCGCTGCCAGGGCCCTACCTACACGCCTCAGCCTCGCTTGACGTAG
- a CDS encoding SusC/RagA family TonB-linked outer membrane protein — protein sequence MIGTDFERYTLRLNSGLTAGRFKLSESLQLAHALTDLPSGAPFQDAIRLLPTIPVFDPTESTGSGFGYGSPAANTFGTNPVASQLIRDESQYNNRLQGSVNAEYAFFDFLSYKLNVGVETLDYVDRNSRKYGRITQNQPQNEYQSTYQEQRGDNSFLIVENILDFNKQFGDHGINVILGYSEQRGKNTFSRGLNRGYGTGPNYNFVLSAGTTGPEVTGTDSEYSKRSYFTQAVYDYKNRYLLTGSFRRDGSSRFDPENRYGNFGAASLGWRISEEDFLKESAPYISNLKARVSYGVNGNDAIGEYRYQGVINQNANYVYNGNVVTVGSIQTTIPSEGIKWESRFTTNYGLDLGLFDDRITLSADYYTSRTEDALVNPLLPIYLGNSGTRPFVNIGDIENKGFELQLGYQDNRSAFTYGVTGNLTTVKNEVLRLSQEGQSIPSGVTRTEVGHPVGAFFLIPFDGVFQTQEEVTRHVNSAGRVIQPYAAPGDARYRDTNDDGQINDSDRIFYDTSIPKIQYGLGANAGFKGVDFSLLFQGSGGNELFNVARATMDRTDDPANFRADFTPWRPDAPSSSTPRALQGGGTTANLREAAASNARGSSRFLEDGSYLRLKNISIGYTIPESLTGKVKGISNARIYVTGQNVLTFTDYSGPDPEVVNGNFFERGVDFSSFPNLRTFTGGIQLGF from the coding sequence CTGATCGGGACGGACTTTGAGCGTTATACTCTCCGCCTAAATTCAGGGCTGACGGCCGGTCGCTTCAAGCTAAGCGAATCTCTACAGTTGGCTCACGCTCTCACCGACTTGCCAAGTGGAGCTCCCTTCCAAGATGCTATCCGGCTGCTGCCTACTATTCCTGTTTTTGATCCTACGGAAAGCACTGGCAGTGGCTTTGGCTATGGTAGCCCAGCGGCTAACACCTTTGGTACCAATCCGGTGGCGTCGCAGCTCATCCGGGACGAGTCGCAGTACAACAACCGCCTTCAGGGTAGCGTCAATGCGGAATACGCATTCTTCGACTTCTTATCGTATAAGTTGAATGTGGGGGTAGAAACCCTAGACTATGTCGACCGCAACTCGCGCAAATACGGCCGCATTACCCAGAACCAACCACAGAACGAGTACCAGTCGACGTATCAGGAGCAGCGAGGGGATAACTCCTTCCTGATCGTAGAAAACATTCTAGATTTCAATAAGCAGTTCGGGGATCATGGGATTAATGTAATCCTGGGCTACTCGGAGCAGAGAGGTAAAAACACCTTCTCGCGGGGACTAAACCGCGGATACGGTACTGGCCCAAACTATAACTTTGTACTCAGTGCGGGTACTACTGGTCCAGAGGTTACCGGAACCGATTCGGAGTACTCCAAACGGTCGTATTTCACGCAGGCCGTCTACGATTATAAGAACCGCTACCTGCTTACAGGTAGCTTCCGTCGCGACGGGTCTTCCCGCTTCGACCCCGAAAACCGCTACGGTAACTTTGGTGCGGCTTCCCTGGGCTGGCGCATCAGTGAGGAAGATTTCCTGAAAGAATCAGCTCCTTACATCAGCAACCTGAAAGCCCGCGTCAGCTACGGCGTAAACGGAAATGACGCGATCGGTGAATACCGCTATCAGGGCGTAATTAATCAGAACGCCAACTACGTGTACAATGGTAACGTGGTAACTGTAGGTTCGATCCAGACGACCATTCCCAGCGAAGGGATTAAGTGGGAGTCACGCTTTACCACCAACTACGGTTTAGATCTGGGGCTTTTCGATGACCGCATCACTTTATCCGCCGACTATTACACCTCCCGGACGGAGGATGCGCTTGTAAACCCGCTGCTGCCAATTTATTTGGGCAACTCAGGTACTCGGCCCTTCGTCAACATTGGTGATATCGAGAATAAGGGGTTTGAGCTCCAACTCGGCTACCAGGACAACCGCAGCGCCTTCACTTATGGGGTGACGGGCAACCTGACCACCGTTAAAAATGAAGTACTGCGCCTTTCTCAGGAAGGACAGAGCATTCCAAGCGGTGTTACCCGGACAGAGGTGGGCCACCCAGTAGGCGCCTTCTTTCTAATTCCTTTTGATGGCGTGTTCCAGACCCAAGAGGAAGTAACTAGACACGTAAACTCTGCTGGTCGTGTTATTCAGCCCTATGCTGCTCCTGGCGATGCCCGCTACCGCGATACGAATGATGACGGACAGATTAATGACTCCGACCGTATTTTCTACGATACTTCTATTCCAAAGATTCAATATGGCTTAGGTGCTAACGCCGGCTTTAAAGGAGTAGACTTTTCCTTGCTCTTCCAAGGATCGGGGGGCAACGAATTGTTCAACGTAGCCCGCGCTACTATGGACCGCACCGACGACCCTGCAAACTTCCGCGCCGACTTCACGCCTTGGCGGCCAGATGCGCCTTCCAGCTCTACCCCGCGCGCCCTGCAAGGTGGCGGTACTACGGCCAACCTGCGTGAAGCTGCTGCTTCTAACGCTCGGGGCAGCTCCCGCTTCCTGGAGGATGGCTCTTACCTGCGCTTAAAGAACATCTCTATAGGCTACACGATTCCTGAGTCTTTGACAGGCAAAGTGAAGGGTATCAGTAATGCGCGCATCTATGTGACGGGCCAAAACGTGCTGACATTCACCGATTATAGCGGTCCGGATCCGGAGGTTGTAAACGGCAACTTCTTTGAGCGTGGGGTAGACTTTAGCTCTTTCCCCAACCTGCGCACCTTCACGGGCGGAATTCAGCTTGGTTTCTAA
- the galK gene encoding galactokinase: protein MSSHSITTAFESHFGYVPLLVRAPGRVNLIGEHTDYNGGFVLPAAVDKEIHFAVGLNGGDTARLVAQDLNETHDFSLTEEIKPGKTQWANYLKGVVAQMQRKGADVPGFDCVFGGNIPLGAGMSSSAAIECGLAFALNELLGGKFDRLELAHMGQAAEHEFAGVKSGLMDQFASLFGRAGHVVRLDCRSLDYEYFPFDTTAYRLILCNSGVKHALASSEYNTRRHECEQGVALLQRYYPEVKSLRDVTLSQLQAHEAELGDVLYRRCSYVVEENLRVEAACQHLLEGNFQGFGQEMYGSHAGLRDKYEVSCRELDVLVELARPLPGVLGARMMGGGFGGCTINLVETDKVDAFIEHMTAGYQRELNLSLETYRATIVSGVEVVESVEAGS from the coding sequence ATGTCCTCTCATTCTATAACTACTGCCTTCGAAAGCCATTTCGGATATGTTCCGCTTTTGGTGAGAGCTCCGGGTCGGGTAAATCTGATTGGTGAGCACACTGATTATAATGGCGGCTTTGTATTGCCCGCCGCAGTAGACAAGGAGATTCACTTCGCGGTTGGGCTAAACGGCGGCGATACGGCCCGCCTTGTGGCACAGGACCTGAATGAGACACATGATTTTTCCCTGACCGAAGAGATAAAGCCCGGCAAAACACAGTGGGCAAACTATCTGAAAGGTGTTGTGGCGCAGATGCAACGCAAGGGCGCAGATGTGCCCGGCTTTGATTGTGTGTTCGGGGGCAATATTCCGCTGGGTGCAGGCATGTCATCTTCGGCAGCTATAGAATGCGGGTTGGCTTTTGCCTTGAACGAGTTGCTGGGGGGCAAATTTGACCGCTTGGAACTGGCTCACATGGGGCAGGCCGCTGAGCACGAGTTTGCCGGTGTAAAGAGTGGCCTGATGGATCAGTTTGCCAGTCTCTTTGGGCGCGCCGGCCACGTTGTACGCCTAGACTGCCGCTCGCTTGACTACGAGTATTTCCCCTTCGATACCACCGCTTATCGTCTGATTCTGTGCAACTCCGGCGTGAAGCACGCCTTGGCCAGCTCCGAATATAATACCCGCCGACACGAATGCGAGCAGGGCGTGGCGCTGCTACAGCGGTATTATCCGGAGGTAAAAAGTTTACGGGATGTCACCTTGTCGCAGCTTCAGGCGCACGAGGCCGAGCTAGGCGATGTACTGTATCGCCGGTGCTCCTACGTGGTGGAAGAAAACCTGCGGGTGGAAGCAGCCTGTCAACATTTGCTGGAAGGCAACTTTCAGGGTTTCGGTCAGGAAATGTATGGCTCACACGCCGGATTGCGCGATAAGTATGAGGTGAGTTGCCGAGAACTCGATGTATTAGTGGAGTTGGCCCGACCTCTGCCAGGCGTATTAGGGGCGCGTATGATGGGGGGCGGCTTTGGAGGCTGCACCATCAACTTGGTAGAAACCGATAAGGTAGATGCCTTTATAGAGCACATGACAGCTGGTTATCAGCGGGAGCTGAACTTATCGCTTGAAACCTACCGGGCTACTATTGTAAGCGGCGTAGAAGTGGTGGAAAGCGTAGAAGCAGGCAGCTAG
- a CDS encoding twin-arginine translocation signal domain-containing protein → MPLHSSRREFLQRSTLGLGALAFLPYCTSRSNEAADSNPEAPTEGKAESGGTYTNPVYAGSFPTHLCCGTRARITPLPPPAKARKKTDAFSLF, encoded by the coding sequence ATGCCTCTTCACTCCTCCCGTCGCGAATTTCTTCAGCGCAGCACGCTCGGTTTGGGCGCGCTGGCGTTCTTGCCTTACTGTACTTCTCGCAGCAACGAAGCCGCAGATAGCAACCCCGAAGCGCCCACTGAAGGTAAAGCTGAAAGCGGTGGTACCTATACCAACCCCGTGTACGCGGGCAGTTTCCCGACCCATTTGTGCTGCGGCACGAGGGCACGTATTACGCCTTTGCCACCACCGGCCAAAGCCAGAAAAAAGACGGACGCATTTTCTCTATTCTGA
- a CDS encoding carboxypeptidase-like regulatory domain-containing protein: MKKTVPKLRWLAIPALICYLPLTVAAEANAAASVRAALPSAAIIQTPDVTVTGRVTDEKGEGLPGVNVVVKGTSDGTSTDVEGRYSITVPDNATLVVSYVGYTPREIAVGGRTTIDVPLTPDAQALSEVVVLGYTTQNRQNLTSAVSPVDVAAAKRAPVATITEAIQGRTTGVQISNSGTPGQAPIFNIRGIGTLNGGSAPLFVVDGLWTNNIRDLNPSDIESLTVLKDASSTSIYGSQGANGVVIITTKKGKAGKPTIGFNAYAGVQNVVDRWDLTNASEWAALSREAYQNAGLTPLASAANPENYANTDWQDEILRTGTVQDYNLNFSGGSTGENFSTNFLISGAILNKKVR, encoded by the coding sequence ATGAAAAAGACTGTACCCAAGCTGCGCTGGCTCGCCATTCCAGCGCTTATCTGCTACCTGCCGCTTACCGTCGCTGCCGAGGCTAACGCCGCGGCCAGCGTGCGTGCAGCACTGCCTTCCGCTGCGATCATCCAGACTCCTGACGTAACTGTAACTGGTCGTGTGACGGATGAAAAAGGAGAGGGCCTGCCTGGTGTGAACGTAGTAGTAAAAGGCACTTCCGATGGCACCAGCACTGATGTTGAGGGTCGTTATAGCATCACCGTGCCGGATAACGCAACATTGGTGGTATCCTATGTGGGCTATACGCCCCGGGAAATTGCCGTAGGCGGCCGCACCACTATTGATGTGCCGCTAACTCCTGATGCACAAGCGCTGTCAGAAGTAGTAGTGTTGGGCTACACCACCCAGAACCGCCAGAACCTAACCAGCGCCGTGAGCCCTGTAGATGTGGCCGCGGCCAAAAGAGCACCTGTAGCAACTATTACGGAAGCTATCCAGGGCCGCACCACTGGCGTTCAGATTTCGAATAGCGGCACGCCTGGCCAGGCTCCTATCTTTAATATCCGCGGTATTGGCACACTCAACGGCGGTAGTGCTCCGCTATTCGTAGTGGATGGCCTTTGGACGAATAATATCCGCGACTTGAATCCGTCGGATATTGAATCGTTGACGGTCTTGAAGGATGCGTCCTCAACGTCCATCTATGGCTCTCAGGGGGCAAATGGCGTTGTTATTATCACCACGAAAAAGGGGAAAGCGGGCAAGCCAACTATTGGCTTTAACGCCTACGCTGGCGTACAAAACGTAGTAGACCGCTGGGATCTGACCAATGCCAGTGAGTGGGCTGCGCTCAGCCGCGAAGCTTACCAGAATGCAGGCCTGACGCCGCTGGCTTCCGCGGCTAATCCGGAGAACTATGCCAACACCGACTGGCAGGATGAGATTCTGCGCACCGGTACCGTACAAGACTATAATCTGAATTTCTCAGGGGGCTCAACAGGGGAGAACTTCAGCACCAATTTCCTGATCTCGGGGGCTATTTTAAACAAAAAGGTGCGCTGA
- a CDS encoding cellulase family glycosylhydrolase — translation MKKALLFILLLLVATPDVQLQAQNRKTKAAKTSKAAVGTRWTPEKANAWYKAQDWMSGANFTPSTAINQLEMWQAATFDPATIDKELGYAESIGFNTMRVFLHHLAWEQDPQGFKKRMDQYLGIADKHKIKTMFVFFDDCWNKDYKAGPQPAPKPGIHNSGWVQDPGGEPTSQDSTLFPVLQKYVTDVMTQFKNDKRILLWDLYNEPGNSNHKENSLPLVRNVFRWARAVNPDQPLSIGLWAWDFEKLNAFQAMNSDVITYHCYDDTPAHQRIIEMLETHGRPLICTEYMARIRGSRFANIMPLLKKQNVGAINWGLVAGKTNTKYQWDTPLADGSEPIEWFHEVFHPDGTPYRQDEASVIKRLNAEKADAAIEAALKVK, via the coding sequence ATGAAGAAAGCTCTGCTATTTATTCTGCTGTTGTTGGTGGCCACGCCCGACGTTCAGCTACAAGCTCAAAATCGAAAAACCAAAGCAGCCAAAACGTCCAAAGCCGCGGTTGGTACCCGCTGGACGCCGGAAAAAGCCAACGCCTGGTATAAAGCCCAGGATTGGATGTCGGGGGCCAATTTTACGCCCAGCACCGCCATCAACCAACTCGAAATGTGGCAAGCGGCCACCTTCGATCCTGCTACCATCGACAAGGAGTTAGGTTACGCCGAAAGTATCGGGTTCAATACCATGCGCGTGTTTTTGCATCACTTGGCGTGGGAGCAAGACCCGCAAGGATTTAAGAAGCGCATGGATCAATACCTGGGCATCGCCGACAAGCACAAGATCAAGACCATGTTCGTGTTCTTCGACGATTGCTGGAACAAGGACTACAAAGCCGGCCCGCAGCCTGCGCCGAAGCCTGGCATTCACAACTCAGGCTGGGTGCAGGACCCCGGCGGTGAGCCCACTTCCCAGGATTCGACCCTATTTCCAGTGTTGCAGAAGTACGTCACCGACGTGATGACGCAGTTCAAAAATGACAAGCGCATTTTGCTTTGGGACTTATATAATGAGCCCGGCAACAGCAACCACAAGGAAAACTCTTTGCCGCTGGTACGCAACGTATTCCGCTGGGCCCGCGCTGTCAACCCCGATCAGCCGCTGAGCATAGGTCTTTGGGCTTGGGATTTTGAAAAGCTGAACGCCTTTCAGGCCATGAATTCGGATGTAATCACCTACCACTGCTACGACGACACGCCCGCTCACCAGCGCATCATCGAAATGCTGGAAACCCACGGCCGGCCACTCATCTGCACGGAGTATATGGCTCGTATTCGGGGCAGCCGGTTTGCCAACATTATGCCTCTGCTGAAGAAGCAAAACGTGGGAGCTATCAACTGGGGCTTGGTTGCGGGCAAAACGAACACGAAGTATCAGTGGGATACTCCTCTAGCCGACGGCAGCGAGCCAATTGAGTGGTTCCACGAAGTATTCCACCCCGATGGCACGCCCTACCGCCAAGACGAAGCAAGCGTGATCAAACGATTGAACGCCGAAAAGGCCGATGCAGCTATTGAAGCAGCGCTCAAGGTCAAGTAA
- a CDS encoding glycoside hydrolase family 172 protein — translation MTPTGLWRFAILRMYWDEEKEPSVEVPVGDFFGQGWGQVAMLNSIPVVVNPGSSFNSYWLMPFRKKCRITMENIDEKDMVLYYQIDYTLTDVPNDAAYFHAQFRRQNPTQYKVPYTILDGVKGRGHYVGTYMAWGVNSNDWWGEGEIKFYMDGDKEWPTINGTGTEDYFLGSYNFENKKTKQYQEYTTPYVGLHQVIRPDGLYQANTRFGMYRWHIPDPVRFQQDLRITIQALGWRYNGRYLPLQDDVASTAFWYQTEPHAPFPKLPSKDDLETK, via the coding sequence ATGACACCTACCGGACTGTGGCGGTTTGCCATTTTGCGCATGTATTGGGATGAGGAGAAAGAGCCCTCGGTAGAAGTACCGGTGGGCGATTTTTTTGGCCAAGGCTGGGGTCAAGTAGCCATGCTCAACTCCATTCCGGTTGTGGTAAACCCCGGTAGCTCATTCAATTCCTACTGGTTGATGCCCTTCCGTAAGAAGTGTCGCATCACGATGGAGAATATCGATGAGAAGGACATGGTGCTGTATTACCAAATAGACTACACCCTCACCGATGTGCCCAACGATGCGGCCTACTTTCACGCCCAGTTTCGGCGCCAGAACCCGACCCAGTACAAAGTCCCCTACACCATCTTGGACGGCGTAAAAGGCCGCGGGCACTACGTGGGCACCTATATGGCCTGGGGCGTGAACAGCAACGATTGGTGGGGCGAAGGCGAAATCAAGTTCTACATGGATGGCGACAAGGAGTGGCCCACCATCAATGGCACCGGCACCGAAGACTACTTTTTGGGTTCCTACAACTTCGAAAACAAGAAAACCAAGCAGTATCAAGAGTACACCACACCCTACGTGGGTTTGCACCAGGTAATAAGGCCCGACGGGCTGTATCAGGCCAATACGCGTTTCGGAATGTACCGCTGGCACATCCCGGATCCGGTCCGCTTCCAGCAAGATTTGCGCATTACCATTCAGGCGTTGGGCTGGCGCTACAATGGCCGATATCTGCCCCTACAGGATGATGTGGCGTCAACGGCTTTTTGGTACCAAACGGAGCCGCACGCGCCATTTCCTAAGCTACCTAGCAAAGACGATTTAGAAACCAAGTAA
- a CDS encoding UDP-glucose--hexose-1-phosphate uridylyltransferase, whose amino-acid sequence MTFDTAEHSHRRYNPLTGEWILVSPHRSKRPWQGQQEETPADVRLTYDPTCYLCPGNTRVGGIVNPPYDSTFVFANDFAALQADAPVGEITVGGLLRAEAESGVARVICFSPRHDLTLPEMDEPAIRRVVDLWVEQYLELGARPDINYVQIFENKGAMMGASNPHPHGQIWAQRTVPSDPAKETVQQAAYFAEHGRSLLSAYLEVELQEKTRVVVENEHFVVLVPFWAVWPYETLLVSRRHVTSIEQLTNDEKDAFAAILRQLTIRYDNLFQISFPYSAGLHQRPTDGQAHESWHLHMHFYPPLLRSATVRKFMVGYELLANPQRDVTAEFAAERLRSLPAVHYKQLASSETEVK is encoded by the coding sequence ATGACATTTGATACCGCTGAACACTCCCACCGCCGCTACAACCCACTTACGGGCGAGTGGATACTCGTATCACCTCACCGATCGAAGCGGCCGTGGCAGGGGCAACAGGAAGAAACACCAGCCGACGTGCGGCTCACCTACGACCCCACCTGCTACCTCTGTCCTGGCAATACGCGCGTGGGGGGCATTGTGAACCCGCCTTACGATAGCACCTTCGTATTTGCCAACGACTTTGCCGCGCTGCAAGCCGATGCGCCCGTGGGTGAGATAACCGTGGGCGGACTATTGCGCGCCGAAGCCGAATCAGGAGTGGCGCGCGTTATCTGCTTTTCGCCCCGCCACGATCTGACACTGCCCGAGATGGACGAACCAGCCATTCGGCGCGTAGTGGACCTGTGGGTAGAGCAGTATCTGGAGCTGGGCGCCCGGCCGGATATCAACTACGTGCAGATATTTGAGAACAAAGGAGCCATGATGGGCGCCAGCAATCCGCACCCGCACGGCCAAATCTGGGCGCAGCGGACGGTGCCATCTGACCCAGCCAAGGAAACCGTTCAGCAGGCCGCCTACTTTGCCGAGCACGGTCGCAGCTTGCTCAGTGCTTATCTGGAAGTGGAGCTACAGGAGAAAACTCGGGTAGTGGTCGAAAACGAGCATTTCGTGGTGTTGGTGCCCTTCTGGGCCGTGTGGCCTTATGAAACGCTGCTTGTTTCGCGTCGCCACGTAACCAGTATCGAGCAGCTTACCAACGACGAGAAAGACGCGTTTGCTGCTATTCTGCGCCAGCTCACTATCCGCTACGACAACCTGTTTCAGATTTCTTTCCCCTACTCTGCCGGTCTTCACCAACGCCCGACCGACGGGCAAGCGCACGAAAGCTGGCATCTGCACATGCATTTCTATCCGCCGCTGCTGCGCTCCGCTACGGTGCGTAAGTTTATGGTAGGCTACGAGCTGCTGGCCAACCCCCAGCGTGACGTGACGGCCGAGTTTGCGGCCGAGCGTCTGCGCAGTTTGCCCGCCGTGCACTACAAGCAGTTAGCATCTTCAGAAACGGAAGTCAAGTAA
- a CDS encoding glycoside hydrolase family 43 protein, with amino-acid sequence MKKLLLLLLLGCSVGPAAWAQTPAASDNTFTNPLLPGGADPWSIYKDGYYYYTNTTGRNITLWKTKSLSQLKNAPKKVVWTPPATGPNSKDIWAPELHYLGGKWYLYYAADAGTNQTHRLWVLENSSPDPMEGTWVDKGKITDPTDKWAIDGSVYDHDGQLYFVWSGWEGDVNGRQEIYIAKMKNPWTIDGERHKLSTPVFHWERNGDLNNPNDPPHVDVNEGPQLLRHGKKIHLIYSASGCWTDTYALGMLSASATSDLLKPGSWTKTITPVFQQAPAVKVYAPGHNSFFKSPDGTEDWILYHANDEAGQGCGRFRTPRAQKFTWNADDTPSFGQPISTGVALPRPSGEK; translated from the coding sequence ATGAAAAAACTGCTGCTTTTGCTTCTGCTCGGCTGTAGCGTGGGGCCCGCCGCCTGGGCCCAAACGCCGGCTGCTTCCGATAACACCTTTACAAATCCACTCTTGCCTGGAGGAGCCGATCCGTGGAGCATTTACAAAGACGGCTATTACTACTACACCAACACGACGGGCCGCAACATCACGCTCTGGAAAACTAAGTCATTAAGCCAGCTGAAGAACGCTCCCAAAAAAGTAGTCTGGACGCCGCCTGCCACCGGCCCCAACTCCAAGGATATCTGGGCGCCGGAGCTGCATTATCTGGGGGGCAAATGGTACCTGTACTACGCCGCCGACGCCGGCACCAACCAAACGCACCGTTTGTGGGTGCTCGAAAATTCCTCGCCCGATCCAATGGAAGGCACGTGGGTTGACAAAGGCAAAATAACGGACCCCACCGATAAATGGGCCATCGACGGCTCGGTATACGACCACGATGGGCAGCTGTATTTTGTGTGGTCGGGCTGGGAGGGCGACGTAAACGGCCGCCAGGAAATCTACATCGCCAAGATGAAAAACCCCTGGACTATAGATGGGGAGCGGCACAAACTTTCCACCCCTGTCTTCCACTGGGAGCGCAATGGCGACTTAAACAACCCAAACGATCCGCCCCATGTGGATGTGAACGAAGGTCCGCAGCTGCTGCGCCACGGCAAGAAAATTCACCTAATTTATTCAGCTAGTGGCTGCTGGACCGATACGTACGCTTTGGGCATGCTCTCCGCCTCGGCTACCAGCGACCTACTCAAGCCCGGCTCGTGGACCAAAACCATAACGCCCGTTTTTCAGCAGGCGCCCGCGGTAAAAGTGTACGCACCGGGTCATAACTCCTTCTTCAAATCGCCGGATGGCACCGAAGACTGGATTCTCTACCACGCCAACGACGAGGCAGGCCAGGGCTGCGGCCGGTTTCGCACGCCCCGCGCCCAGAAGTTTACCTGGAATGCCGATGATACGCCCAGCTTTGGGCAGCCCATTTCCACTGGAGTAGCCCTGCCCAGGCCCTCCGGCGAAAAGTAA